In Jejubacter calystegiae, the following are encoded in one genomic region:
- the aaeB gene encoding p-hydroxybenzoic acid efflux pump subunit AaeB has product MGWYSIAPVHLRFAIKLATALVLALFVGFHFQLETPRWAVLTAAIVTAGPAFAAGGEPYSGAIRYRGMLRIVGTFIGCIASLVIIIGLIRAPVVMIMVACLWTGFCTWISSLVKVENSYAWGLSGYTALIIVITIEHEPLLAPQFAVERCSEIVLGIVCAIVADLLFSPRSIKREIDRELDGLLVDQYRLMQLCLAHGDRDEVDKAWSGLVRRTTMLQGMRSNLKIESSRWSRANRRLYAINTLSLTMITQACETFLIQNTRPEAFPLEYRELFAEPVETVADVHRNLKRIRRIFSWTGEVDTPVTLYSWVGAATRYLLLKRGVISNTRISAVEEEILNGEPVVKPESAERHHAMVNFWRTTVSCMVGALFWLWTGWTSGSSAMVMIAVVTALAMRMPDPRMMALDFVYGMVAALPVGCFYFLVVLPSTQQSMLLLCISLALLGFFIGIEVQKRRLGSIALLAGTINTIVLDNPMTFEFNTFLDSSLGQLVGVILAMVVILVIRDNSKARTGRMLLNQFVSAAVSSMTTNRARRKENHLPALYQQLFLLLNKFPGDIAKFRLALTLIIAHQRLRDAPIPINEDLSNFHRQLRRTADRVISASSDGKRRRHFSQLLDELDIYQEKLRVWEAPPQVTEPVGRLVGILRKYQNALTDN; this is encoded by the coding sequence ATGGGATGGTATAGCATTGCGCCAGTGCATCTGCGCTTCGCCATTAAACTGGCAACGGCGCTGGTGCTGGCGCTGTTCGTGGGATTTCACTTCCAGCTGGAAACGCCGCGCTGGGCAGTACTGACGGCAGCCATTGTGACGGCGGGGCCCGCCTTTGCCGCTGGTGGCGAACCCTATTCCGGTGCCATTCGCTACCGCGGTATGCTGCGTATTGTCGGTACCTTTATCGGCTGTATCGCCTCGCTGGTGATTATTATCGGACTGATTCGCGCGCCGGTAGTGATGATTATGGTGGCCTGTCTGTGGACCGGGTTCTGTACCTGGATCTCCTCGCTGGTGAAGGTTGAAAACTCCTATGCCTGGGGGCTGTCCGGCTATACCGCGCTGATCATTGTTATTACGATTGAACATGAGCCGCTCCTGGCGCCGCAGTTTGCCGTCGAACGCTGTAGTGAAATTGTGCTGGGGATCGTCTGCGCCATCGTGGCCGATCTGCTGTTTTCTCCTCGCTCGATCAAGCGCGAGATCGACAGAGAACTTGATGGCCTGCTGGTGGATCAATACCGGCTGATGCAGCTCTGCCTGGCGCATGGCGATCGCGATGAGGTGGACAAGGCATGGAGCGGCCTGGTACGACGCACCACCATGCTGCAGGGAATGCGCAGTAACCTGAAGATTGAATCATCGCGCTGGTCGCGGGCCAATCGTCGCCTGTACGCGATCAACACCCTGTCGCTGACGATGATCACGCAGGCCTGTGAAACCTTTCTGATCCAGAATACCCGTCCTGAGGCCTTCCCCCTGGAGTACCGGGAACTGTTTGCCGAACCGGTGGAGACCGTGGCGGACGTGCACCGCAACCTGAAACGTATTCGGCGGATCTTCTCCTGGACCGGCGAGGTGGATACCCCGGTCACGCTCTACAGCTGGGTGGGAGCGGCTACCCGCTATCTGCTGCTTAAGCGCGGCGTTATCAGTAATACCCGCATCAGCGCGGTAGAAGAAGAGATACTCAACGGTGAGCCGGTTGTGAAGCCCGAATCGGCGGAGCGCCATCATGCGATGGTCAACTTCTGGCGTACCACGGTGTCCTGCATGGTGGGGGCGCTGTTCTGGCTGTGGACCGGCTGGACTTCCGGCAGTTCGGCGATGGTGATGATTGCGGTGGTGACTGCGCTGGCAATGCGTATGCCTGACCCGCGTATGATGGCGCTCGACTTCGTTTACGGCATGGTGGCGGCGCTGCCGGTGGGTTGTTTCTACTTCCTGGTGGTGCTCCCTTCGACGCAGCAAAGCATGCTGCTGCTCTGCATTAGTCTGGCGCTGTTGGGTTTCTTCATCGGTATTGAGGTGCAAAAACGGCGTCTGGGCTCTATAGCGCTACTGGCAGGGACCATTAACACTATCGTGCTGGATAACCCGATGACCTTCGAGTTCAACACCTTCCTGGACAGCTCGCTGGGCCAGTTGGTGGGGGTTATTCTGGCGATGGTGGTCATCCTGGTGATCCGCGATAACTCGAAAGCGCGCACCGGGCGTATGCTGCTGAACCAGTTTGTGTCGGCGGCGGTTTCCTCAATGACCACCAACAGGGCGCGTCGTAAAGAGAATCATCTTCCGGCGCTTTACCAGCAACTGTTTCTGCTGCTCAACAAATTCCCGGGGGATATCGCCAAATTCCGCCTGGCGCTGACGCTGATTATTGCGCACCAGCGTCTGCGTGATGCCCCCATTCCGATCAACGAAGATCTCTCTAACTTCCACCGCCAGTTAAGGCGTACGGCGGATCGGGTTATTTCGGCCTCCAGCGATGGCAAGCGGCGCCGTCACTTTAGTCAGTTGCTGGATGAGTTGGATATCTATCAGGAGAAACTGCGGGTCTGGGAAGCGCCGCCTCAGGTCACTGAACCGGTGGGGCGTCTGGTCGGCATCCTGCGTAAATATCAGAATGCGCTGACGGATAATTAA
- the yhcN gene encoding peroxide/acid stress response protein YhcN: MNIKTTVATVSLLSMLSFGAFAASSINSEQAEGRQPMGTISVSQIGSSPMDMNSELSKKADKEGASAYRIIEARSGSSWHATAELYK; encoded by the coding sequence ATGAACATCAAAACTACCGTAGCAACTGTAAGTCTCCTTTCCATGCTGTCATTTGGCGCTTTCGCTGCCAGCTCGATCAACAGCGAACAGGCAGAAGGCCGCCAGCCGATGGGGACCATCTCCGTCAGCCAGATCGGCAGCTCACCGATGGATATGAATAGCGAGCTGAGCAAAAAAGCAGATAAAGAAGGGGCTTCCGCATATCGCATCATCGAGGCCCGCTCCGGCTCCAGCTGGCACGCCACCGCAGAACTCTACAAATAA
- a CDS encoding NAD-dependent succinate-semialdehyde dehydrogenase: protein MSDQKLQDHELFRTGYLVNGEWRSLEETFEVLNPASGETIARVARAGKAETQAAIAAAARAFPAWRAQPAKARSELLYRWYQLILEHKAWLARLMTVEQGKPLKEAAGEVEYAASFIQWFAEQAKRANGEIIPSVKPGSRILATREPVGVVAAITPWNFPMAMLTRKLGPALAAGCTGVIKPANNTPLCAFALLALAQKAGIPDGVLNAVAGNTPEISDAIMASHDVRKISFTGSTAVGKTLMRNAAETVKKISLELGGNAPYIVFDDADIDAAVEGAIANKFRNAGQVCVSVNRFFIQEGVYERFVSQLAEAVRRLKVGDGLEEGVNVGPLIEPAAVDKVREHVEDARGKGARILTGGAAHALSGNFWQPTVLADACDEMLLAQEETFGPVAACFRFSTEEEVLQRANNTPYGLAAYFYTRDLQRVFRVSAALESGMVGINECAVSTELGPFGGVKESGLGREGSVLGLEEFLEVKTLHLGGLS from the coding sequence ATGAGCGACCAGAAATTGCAGGATCATGAACTGTTCCGAACCGGCTACCTGGTAAATGGCGAATGGCGTAGCCTTGAAGAGACCTTCGAGGTGCTTAATCCCGCCAGCGGCGAGACTATTGCCAGGGTGGCCCGGGCTGGGAAGGCTGAAACCCAGGCGGCCATCGCGGCGGCGGCCCGTGCTTTTCCCGCCTGGCGAGCGCAACCCGCAAAAGCGCGCAGCGAACTTCTCTACCGCTGGTATCAGTTGATTCTGGAGCATAAAGCGTGGCTGGCACGCCTGATGACCGTCGAACAGGGAAAACCGCTGAAGGAAGCGGCTGGCGAGGTCGAATACGCTGCCAGCTTTATTCAATGGTTTGCCGAACAGGCTAAGCGGGCTAACGGTGAAATTATCCCGTCTGTGAAGCCCGGCTCGCGGATTCTGGCGACCCGTGAACCGGTAGGCGTGGTGGCGGCTATTACCCCCTGGAATTTCCCTATGGCGATGCTGACCCGCAAGCTGGGTCCGGCGCTGGCTGCTGGCTGTACCGGCGTGATTAAGCCCGCGAATAACACCCCGCTGTGTGCGTTCGCCTTACTGGCGCTGGCCCAAAAAGCGGGCATTCCGGATGGTGTGCTCAACGCCGTGGCGGGTAACACGCCGGAGATCAGCGATGCCATTATGGCAAGTCACGACGTGCGTAAAATCTCCTTTACCGGCTCTACTGCCGTGGGGAAAACCCTGATGCGTAATGCGGCGGAGACGGTGAAAAAGATCTCGCTGGAGCTGGGCGGCAACGCGCCTTACATCGTTTTTGATGATGCAGATATTGATGCAGCCGTAGAAGGCGCTATCGCCAACAAATTCCGCAATGCTGGACAGGTCTGCGTCAGCGTTAACCGTTTCTTCATCCAGGAGGGGGTTTACGAGCGCTTCGTCAGCCAGTTGGCCGAGGCGGTCCGTCGCCTGAAAGTGGGAGATGGTCTGGAAGAGGGCGTTAATGTGGGGCCGCTTATTGAGCCCGCTGCCGTAGATAAAGTGCGTGAACATGTGGAAGATGCTCGCGGCAAAGGCGCCCGGATCCTGACCGGCGGTGCCGCCCATGCGCTGAGTGGCAACTTCTGGCAGCCCACGGTACTGGCGGATGCCTGCGACGAGATGCTGCTGGCGCAGGAGGAGACCTTTGGACCGGTCGCCGCCTGCTTTCGCTTCAGCACTGAAGAGGAGGTGCTCCAGCGCGCCAACAACACGCCATACGGTCTTGCCGCCTACTTCTATACCCGTGACCTCCAGCGGGTATTCCGCGTTTCTGCGGCGCTTGAAAGCGGTATGGTGGGGATTAACGAGTGCGCGGTTTCTACCGAGCTCGGTCCGTTTGGCGGCGTGAAAGAGTCGGGTCTGGGGCGTGAAGGCTCGGTGCTGGGCCTGGAAGAGTTCCTGGAAGTGAAAACGCTGCATCTGGGCGGTTTGTCGTAA
- the tldD gene encoding metalloprotease TldD has product MSLKLVSEQLLSAHGLNHQDLFSILGQLSERRLDYGDLYFQSSYHESWVLEDRIIKDGSYNIDQGVGVRAISGEKTGFAYADQISLLALEQSAQAARSIVREQGEGRAHTLGEVVHSPLYTSVDPLTSLTREEKLDILRRVDNTARAADSRVQEVTASLSGVYELILVAATDGTLAADVRPLVRLSVSVQVEQDGKRERGASGGGGRFGYEWFLAETDGEIRAEAWAKEAVRMALVNLSAVAAPAGTLPVVLGAGWPGVLLHEAVGHGLEGDFNRRETSVFSGRMGELVASELCTVVDDGTMADRRGSLAIDDEGVPGQYNVLIENGVLKGYMQDKLNARLMGVKPTGNGRRESYAHLPMPRMTNTYMLAGRSTPQEIIESVDYGIYAPNFGGGQVDITSGKFVFSTSEAYLIEKGRITTPVKGATLIGSGIEAMQQISMVGNDLALDSGVGVCGKEGQSVPVGVGQPTLKVDSLTVGGTA; this is encoded by the coding sequence ATGAGTCTGAAGCTGGTAAGTGAGCAATTGCTGTCTGCGCATGGCCTGAATCATCAGGATCTGTTTTCCATTCTCGGCCAGCTCTCCGAGCGCCGTCTCGACTACGGCGATCTTTACTTTCAGTCCAGTTATCACGAATCCTGGGTACTTGAAGACCGCATTATTAAAGACGGCTCTTACAATATCGATCAGGGCGTTGGCGTGCGCGCCATCAGCGGCGAGAAAACCGGATTTGCCTATGCCGATCAGATTAGCCTGCTGGCCCTGGAGCAGAGCGCCCAGGCGGCTCGCAGCATCGTACGCGAGCAGGGGGAAGGGCGCGCCCATACCCTTGGCGAGGTTGTCCATTCTCCGCTCTATACCTCGGTCGATCCGCTGACCAGCCTGACCCGGGAAGAGAAGCTGGATATTTTGCGCCGGGTTGATAATACCGCCCGGGCTGCCGACAGCCGCGTTCAGGAGGTGACCGCCAGCCTGAGTGGGGTCTATGAACTGATTCTGGTCGCGGCCACCGACGGAACGCTGGCGGCGGATGTACGCCCGCTGGTGCGTCTTTCCGTTAGCGTGCAGGTAGAGCAGGACGGTAAGCGCGAGCGTGGTGCCAGCGGCGGCGGCGGTCGCTTCGGCTATGAGTGGTTCCTGGCGGAAACCGACGGTGAAATTCGGGCCGAAGCCTGGGCCAAAGAGGCGGTGCGGATGGCGCTGGTGAATCTTTCTGCCGTGGCGGCGCCGGCAGGGACCCTGCCGGTGGTGCTGGGGGCCGGCTGGCCGGGCGTCCTGCTGCACGAAGCGGTGGGGCACGGTCTGGAAGGGGACTTTAACCGTCGCGAAACCTCGGTATTCAGTGGGCGTATGGGTGAACTGGTCGCCTCTGAGCTGTGCACCGTAGTGGATGATGGCACTATGGCCGATCGCCGTGGTTCGCTGGCGATCGACGACGAAGGGGTTCCCGGACAGTATAACGTGCTGATCGAAAACGGCGTTCTGAAGGGCTATATGCAGGATAAGCTGAACGCCCGCCTGATGGGCGTGAAGCCGACCGGCAACGGTCGCCGCGAATCCTATGCCCACCTGCCGATGCCGCGTATGACCAATACCTATATGCTGGCCGGTCGCTCCACGCCTCAGGAGATTATCGAGTCGGTGGACTACGGTATCTACGCGCCGAATTTCGGCGGCGGTCAGGTGGATATTACCTCCGGGAAGTTCGTTTTCTCGACCTCCGAGGCTTACCTGATCGAAAAAGGCCGCATCACGACGCCGGTGAAAGGGGCGACCCTGATTGGCTCCGGTATTGAAGCCATGCAGCAGATCTCGATGGTCGGTAATGACCTGGCGCTGGATAGCGGTGTCGGAGTGTGCGGTAAGGAAGGGCAGAGCGTGCCGGTTGGCGTAGGTCAGCCCACCCTGAAGGTGGACAGCCTGACCGTGGGTGGCACCGCCTGA
- the aaeR gene encoding HTH-type transcriptional activator AaeR yields the protein MERLKSMAVFAKVVEQGSFTSAARQLQMSVSAISQTVSRLENELQVKLLNRSTRSIGLTEAGKIYYQGCRKMLYESQEVHEQLYAFNNTPIGTLRIGSSSTMAQNVLAAMTAEMLREYPGLTVNLVTGIPAPDLIADGLDLVIRVGALQDSSLFSRRLGSMPMVVCAAKSYLARTGIPEKPADLTNHAWLSYSVRPDNEFELVAPEGLTIRLHPEGRFVTNDPMTLTRWLSAGAGIAYVPLMWVIDRVDSGELEILFPRYQSDPRPVYALYTEKDKLPLKVEVCINYLTEYFVKVAQLYQAMRGRNGHQEAH from the coding sequence ATGGAAAGACTAAAGAGCATGGCGGTTTTTGCCAAGGTGGTGGAGCAGGGCTCTTTCACCTCCGCCGCCAGGCAGCTACAGATGAGCGTTTCCGCCATCAGCCAGACCGTATCTCGCCTGGAAAATGAACTCCAGGTAAAGCTGTTAAACCGCAGTACCCGTAGCATTGGACTGACCGAAGCCGGAAAAATCTACTACCAGGGCTGCCGTAAGATGCTGTACGAATCCCAGGAGGTACACGAACAACTTTACGCCTTTAACAACACGCCTATCGGTACCTTGCGTATCGGCAGTTCTTCAACCATGGCACAAAATGTCCTGGCGGCGATGACCGCAGAAATGTTGCGGGAGTACCCGGGGCTGACGGTCAACCTGGTGACCGGCATCCCGGCACCGGATTTGATTGCCGACGGTCTGGATCTGGTGATTCGGGTCGGCGCTCTACAGGACTCCAGTCTGTTTTCCCGCAGATTGGGCAGCATGCCGATGGTGGTGTGCGCCGCCAAAAGCTATCTGGCCAGAACCGGCATACCGGAAAAACCCGCCGATCTCACCAACCACGCCTGGCTGAGCTACAGCGTCCGACCGGATAACGAATTTGAACTGGTGGCGCCGGAAGGGCTCACCATCAGACTACATCCCGAGGGACGCTTTGTGACCAACGATCCCATGACGTTAACGCGCTGGCTGAGCGCCGGTGCCGGTATTGCCTATGTGCCGCTGATGTGGGTGATCGACAGGGTCGACAGCGGTGAACTGGAGATTCTGTTTCCCCGTTACCAGTCCGATCCCCGGCCGGTGTACGCGCTCTATACCGAAAAAGATAAGCTGCCGCTCAAAGTGGAGGTATGTATTAACTATCTGACGGAGTACTTTGTGAAGGTGGCCCAGCTCTACCAGGCGATGCGCGGTCGCAATGGCCATCAGGAGGCGCACTAA
- a CDS encoding barstar family protein: MKRYSFNFSEITNQADFFYQFNRAFGLQNGRVSNLDKLWDVVTGSELPLPLEIVFTHLGERERRRYGALILLFDEAEEELEGRLRFNQFQDGA; this comes from the coding sequence ATGAAACGCTATTCATTTAATTTCAGTGAAATAACCAATCAGGCCGACTTCTTCTATCAATTCAACCGGGCGTTTGGGCTACAGAACGGCCGGGTCAGTAATCTGGATAAGCTCTGGGATGTGGTGACGGGGAGTGAGCTTCCTTTGCCGCTGGAGATTGTGTTTACGCACCTGGGTGAGCGGGAACGCAGGCGCTATGGGGCGTTGATTTTGCTGTTTGATGAAGCGGAAGAAGAGCTGGAAGGGCGATTGCGTTTTAATCAGTTCCAGGATGGCGCATAA
- the aaeA gene encoding p-hydroxybenzoic acid efflux pump subunit AaeA: protein MKTLTRNIARTAITLVLVVLAFIAIFRIWSFYTESPWTRDARFSADVVALAPDVSGLVTDVKVHDNQLVNKGQVIFVIDQPRYTKALDEAEANVSYYKALVKEKRTEAARRNKLGVLATSQEDIDQYNNSLQTTLHELAKAEAARDLAKIDLDRTVIRAPSDGWITNLNVYAGEYITTGSTAVALVKKDSFYVQAYMEETKLEGVRPGYRVEITPLGSNHVLKGTVDSVAAGVTNASSTSDTKGMATIDSNLEWVRLAQRVPVRIHLDKQTGNTWPAGTTATVVVTGEKDRNTDEMSPFMKLLHRLREFG from the coding sequence GTGAAAACACTAACAAGAAATATCGCCCGTACGGCCATTACGCTGGTGCTGGTCGTTCTGGCTTTCATCGCTATCTTTCGTATCTGGAGCTTCTATACCGAGTCGCCCTGGACCCGTGACGCCCGCTTCTCTGCCGATGTGGTGGCCCTTGCCCCTGATGTCAGCGGCCTGGTGACAGATGTAAAGGTGCACGATAACCAACTGGTGAATAAGGGGCAGGTTATCTTTGTGATTGACCAGCCGCGCTATACCAAGGCGCTGGACGAGGCAGAGGCGAACGTCTCCTATTATAAGGCACTGGTTAAAGAGAAACGTACCGAGGCCGCCCGCCGTAACAAGCTGGGGGTTCTGGCAACGTCTCAGGAAGATATCGATCAGTACAACAACAGCCTGCAAACGACGCTGCACGAGCTGGCCAAGGCGGAAGCGGCTCGCGATCTGGCGAAGATAGACCTGGATCGCACCGTGATTCGTGCGCCCTCCGATGGCTGGATCACCAACCTGAATGTCTACGCCGGTGAATATATTACCACCGGTTCCACCGCCGTGGCGCTGGTGAAGAAGGACTCTTTCTACGTTCAGGCCTATATGGAAGAGACCAAACTGGAAGGTGTACGCCCGGGTTATCGGGTCGAGATCACGCCGCTGGGCAGCAACCATGTACTGAAGGGCACTGTGGATAGCGTCGCGGCCGGGGTGACCAATGCCAGCAGCACTAGCGACACTAAAGGGATGGCGACGATCGACTCTAACCTTGAGTGGGTTCGTCTGGCTCAGCGCGTGCCAGTGCGTATCCATCTGGATAAACAGACCGGAAACACCTGGCCTGCCGGAACCACGGCAACGGTAGTGGTGACGGGCGAAAAAGATCGCAATACCGATGAGATGTCGCCCTTTATGAAGCTGCTACACCGGCTGCGTGAGTTCGGTTAA
- the aaeX gene encoding p-hydroxybenzoic acid efflux pump operon protein AaeX has product MSLFPVIVVFGLSFPPIFFELLLSLALFWLVRRLLVPTGIYDFVWHPALFNTALYCCLFWLISRLFV; this is encoded by the coding sequence ATGAGTTTATTTCCGGTTATCGTGGTGTTTGGTTTGTCCTTCCCACCGATATTTTTTGAGTTGCTGTTATCACTGGCCCTGTTCTGGCTGGTGAGGCGCCTGCTTGTTCCAACCGGGATCTATGACTTTGTCTGGCACCCTGCGCTGTTTAACACCGCGCTATATTGCTGCCTGTTCTGGCTGATTTCGCGCCTGTTTGTCTGA